The genome window GTCGTGTGTGTTCGGGCGCCCAGGAGAAGCTCTGGAGCACGATACCACAACGTGACCATTTGTGGGGTCATTGGTTTTGCCGGGTGGCCATATAAACGGGCCAAACCAAAGTCAGCTATGAAATAAAGAcacaattaatataacaatagTATGTCATAGCCTAATTGTGCTCCATCTACTTGCCCACTTTTATGCAGCCCTTGTCCGTCATCAGAAGATTGGAGACCTTCAAGTCGCGGTGGATGATGTAGCGGGAATGCATGTACTTTAAAGCTCGCAGCACCTGAAGTGTGATGCACTTGACTTCGGATTCGGTGAAAGGCTTCGACATATTGTCCAGCACTGAAGCCAAGTCCTGCTCACAGAAGTCCATGACAAGAAAAATGCTGCGGGGGATGGAACAGAAGATGGAGCATGAATTGTCAGTTGGTCATGACATTAGGGTTGGTGGTTAGTTCTCCGATCAATGGGGAAATCCCCAAGGATGAACATGTAAATGTCAAGGTTTAAGATGATAGGCTTCTTGTGGAGACAGCAAATGTACTCCCGACTTGCTAACCTGTCCAGGCTTTTGCCTACAACAACTTCTCGGAGGCGTACGATGTTTTCGTGTTGACAACGCTTCAATATCATGATTTCACGTAGTCCACTGACCGGCAGTCCATCCTTCTCCTGATCCATGCGTACCCGTTTTAGGGCCACAATTTCGCCATTACTGGAGTCACGAGCTCTATCTAAAACGTAGGGCAATCCATCAAAGAAACAGATTTACTTTACTAAGTTAATACTATAAACATAATAGCACTCACAAACAATGCCATAGCTGCCTTCGCCCACGCGATTGAGCTTTTCAAACTCCGATACGGGTCGACAACGTCCATACTAGACACATGGTTAagaaagtcatcaaaatagattattattatcagGTGTCGCAATCTTTgcatcatttatttttacttacgACATTTTGCTCTGGAATCGGCATCGGAGTGCCGCTGTTCTTTAATGATATGAGGAAGCCTTTACGCGTTATGGGCGCTTGAGGATCGGGCGCTGGATTTGCTTCCAAATCATTTGATTTTGTGCTGCTGGACATgctaacaatttatttatttattatttatgcttggaccacaaaaaaaacacaaacatgcaGCATTGCAAGCATCGATACTTTCGATACCTTTAAGAATTTCTAGGGTTACATAATAAATGTAAGCAATGTGCCCGCTGAAAaattcgaatttgaatttcgcatatgaaattttaattatgtaaaaatCTGCGTGTTTCATAAAAGCAACTGATGCATAGAAAATATGATTGCtgcgaaaaaaacaaaaatgtgtttagaaaataaaacacgatttatgaaaagtgaaattgcGGCAGTTTATAGAAATTTCGTtagcatttcatttcaaatgcatgCTCTAGGCATTAAAATATTACCCAGTCGACGACGCAGTGATCGTCGCTGTGTCATCTACCATGTCTACGCATgtgttaaaaaatatatatcttcgCGTAAAGCCACAAAAGACTACTCCACTATCAATTATCACCCTgaaccaacaacaaaccaCTTTAGTCGGTGGTATAAAAGCTGCCAGTCGCTTTAGAGTGCATCATCAGTTCTGCAG of Drosophila nasuta strain 15112-1781.00 chromosome 3, ASM2355853v1, whole genome shotgun sequence contains these proteins:
- the LOC132788346 gene encoding cyclin-dependent kinase 10; the encoded protein is MSSSTKSNDLEANPAPDPQAPITRKGFLISLKNSGTPMPIPEQNVYGRCRPVSEFEKLNRVGEGSYGIVYRARDSSNGEIVALKRVRMDQEKDGLPVSGLREIMILKRCQHENIVRLREVVVGKSLDSIFLVMDFCEQDLASVLDNMSKPFTESEVKCITLQVLRALKYMHSRYIIHRDLKVSNLLMTDKGCIKVADFGLARLYGHPAKPMTPQMVTLWYRAPELLLGARTHTTAVDMWAFGCILGELLLGKPLLPGNSEIAQLNMIIDLLGAPSESIWPGFQDLPAVQNFTLSVQPYNNLKTKFHMIGQSGRSLLNILFYYNPSTRATAEECLTSKYFTEAPQPCDPRMMPTFPQHRNNVAPVQPATASTDIPISHLLDVFIKRQRLE